The window TCCTGCGCCCAGCGCCACCCCGACTCCAGTGCCAGCACCTGCTGATCCACCTCCCAGCCGTCGGCGCCCCGGGACGCGGTCTGCCGCAGCCGCAACGACGGCGCCGCCACGAACCGCGACGCGAGCAGGTCCGCCCCGCGGACGAACGCGACCCGCGAGAACCACGCCGCGACCTCCGGTCCGATGACCGTGTCGTGCTCCTGCATCGCCTCCTCGACCCGGACGACCGGCTGGTCCGATCCGGCCGCGTGGACGCTGATCAGGCCGAAGCCCACCGCGTCCACCCGGTTCTCGGTGAACCAGTCCAGCCACTCCGCGGTGCGGCGCTCGGCGTCCGAACCGCTCAGCTCCCCGGCGTCGCGGAGCCAGAGCGCCACGTACCCGGCCGGGTCCAGCGCTTCCCGCTGCACCGCGTGGGCATCCAGGCCGGTCGCCTCGAGCCAGCCACCGACCCGTTCTTCCCACGGCTCGCCCTCGATGTGCAGCCAGTTCGCCAGCAACTGCCCGTACCCGCCCGGCGCGAGCAGACCGGGCAGCGCCCCCACCAGCTCCGAGCAGATCCCGTCCCCGACCCGCCCGGAGTCGCGGTAGACCATGCGCTCCCGGGACGCGCGCGCCGGCCCGACGACGAACGGCGGGTTGCTGACGACCAGGTCGAACCGCCGCCCGGCGACCGGCGCCACGAAGTCCCCGCGCACCGCCTCCCAGGTGAATCCGTTCAGTGCGGCGTTGGTCACCGCGAACCGAATCGCACGCTCGGAGAGATCCGTCACAGTCACCGCGTCGACGTGCCGGGAGAGGTGCAGCGCCTGGACGCCGCACCCGGTGCCGAGATCGAGGGCCGAGCCGACCGTCGGGCGAACCGTCGACTGCGCCAGCGTCACCGATGCGCCACCGACCCCGAGCACGTGATCGCCGCGAACCGGACCGGGCCGGACGTCCGAACCCAGGTCGGACAACACCCACCAGTCGCCGTCGTCGTCGCCGTAGGGGGAGAGGTCGAGCGCTGCGCGCACGCCGTCTCCAACCTTTTCGACCAGTCCGGTAGAGATAGCCCCGGCCAGCCCGAACGCGCCGAAGGCCGCGTCGGCGGCCTTCTCGTCGACCGTGCCACCGGTGGGAAACAGGTCGATCAGCGTGCCGAGCGGGTCGTCCCCGCCGCGGTTGC is drawn from Cryptosporangium aurantiacum and contains these coding sequences:
- a CDS encoding DUF7059 domain-containing protein, which gives rise to MTDPLLSPDQIGALRAALRDANFTPQGVADRLGETASAALGRAEFLAVRHELRNRGGDDPLGTLIDLFPTGGTVDEKAADAAFGAFGLAGAISTGLVEKVGDGVRAALDLSPYGDDDGDWWVLSDLGSDVRPGPVRGDHVLGVGGASVTLAQSTVRPTVGSALDLGTGCGVQALHLSRHVDAVTVTDLSERAIRFAVTNAALNGFTWEAVRGDFVAPVAGRRFDLVVSNPPFVVGPARASRERMVYRDSGRVGDGICSELVGALPGLLAPGGYGQLLANWLHIEGEPWEERVGGWLEATGLDAHAVQREALDPAGYVALWLRDAGELSGSDAERRTAEWLDWFTENRVDAVGFGLISVHAAGSDQPVVRVEEAMQEHDTVIGPEVAAWFSRVAFVRGADLLASRFVAAPSLRLRQTASRGADGWEVDQQVLALESGWRWAQEVDPVTVALVSGCDGSVTLGDQLSVLAAAYEAEPVALATVAIPLVGRLVERGLLLPADGVAGAGFAGGAGVAGGAGAAGGAGAAGAAGSR